Proteins found in one Pseudanabaena sp. FACHB-2040 genomic segment:
- a CDS encoding phosphatase PAP2 family protein, whose amino-acid sequence MKRIWLGLVCPLLVFTFLAVLVAANPDALTWDISLMRILHPYANPRLDRVAAIATDFGTEWGVIPATLLLIALALWRQRWRIATYLGLTLVGSSLLNRTLKEIWHRARPALWEALKPHLDFSFPSGHAMSSMTFVAALILINWHQPLRPWLIAYGGLFVAVIGWTRLYLGVHFPSDILAGWMLSIAFTVGVGLVVFGDRPIPDSVEPVANDE is encoded by the coding sequence ATGAAACGAATCTGGTTGGGCCTGGTGTGCCCTCTGTTGGTCTTTACGTTTCTGGCGGTGCTGGTTGCTGCCAACCCCGATGCCCTGACGTGGGACATTTCTCTAATGCGAATCCTTCACCCCTACGCCAATCCCAGGCTGGATCGGGTGGCTGCGATCGCAACCGATTTCGGCACAGAATGGGGCGTTATTCCCGCCACGCTCTTGCTAATCGCTCTAGCTCTGTGGCGGCAGCGCTGGCGCATTGCTACCTACCTGGGCCTGACGCTAGTCGGCAGCAGCCTGCTCAACCGCACCCTCAAAGAGATTTGGCACCGCGCCCGCCCCGCTCTGTGGGAAGCGCTCAAACCCCACCTTGACTTCAGCTTCCCCAGCGGCCACGCCATGTCTAGCATGACCTTTGTGGCAGCCCTAATCTTGATCAACTGGCACCAGCCGCTCAGACCCTGGCTGATCGCCTACGGCGGCCTATTCGTTGCCGTCATCGGCTGGACTCGCCTATATTTGGGCGTGCATTTTCCGAGCGACATCCTGGCAGGCTGGATGCTCTCAATTGCCTTCACTGTAGGCGTAGGGCTGGTTGTGTTTGGAGATAGGCCAATACCGGATTCTGTAGAGCCAGTAGCGAACGATGAATGA
- a CDS encoding YeeE/YedE family protein — MTSSVNFPEQLKPRSQTTLIFILLALLTGLTVGLLPFGWKQSALFLIGTLLGLTLYHASFGFASSYRRLLVNRDVRGVLSQVLMLALATVLFAPLLLHQVGRGAVAPVAVQGAVGAFLFGVGMQLGSGCACGTLYTIGGGSSMMLLTLLTFGTGSFLGTLSNGLWQGLPKTEPISLVQWGWPGVALQLVILGALAAGLWYWQRLAAEKTPLWQPLSWRSFLYGPWSLVWGAIALALLNTLTLVLAGRPWGVTWGFTLWSAKIAQLLGWNPQSSEFWSQDAIAQMLQASVFADVTSVMNFGIVLGASLAAALAGRLALRQPPSKLAVIAALIGGLLMGYGAWLAFGCNVGAYFSGIASTSLHGWLWIAFALLGTGLGVRLRSSFGLSN, encoded by the coding sequence ATGACTTCGTCCGTTAATTTTCCAGAGCAGCTGAAGCCGCGATCGCAAACCACCTTGATCTTCATTCTGCTGGCTCTGCTGACTGGGCTGACGGTGGGCCTGCTGCCCTTTGGCTGGAAGCAGAGCGCCCTGTTTCTCATCGGTACGCTTCTGGGGCTGACGCTCTACCATGCCAGCTTTGGCTTTGCTTCGTCTTACCGCCGGTTGTTGGTAAATCGCGATGTGCGGGGCGTGCTGTCTCAGGTGCTAATGCTGGCTCTGGCGACGGTTCTGTTTGCGCCGCTACTGCTGCATCAGGTGGGGCGCGGGGCCGTGGCTCCGGTGGCGGTGCAGGGTGCGGTCGGGGCTTTTCTCTTTGGGGTGGGGATGCAGCTTGGCAGCGGCTGTGCCTGCGGCACCCTCTATACCATTGGCGGCGGCAGCTCGATGATGCTGCTAACCCTGCTGACCTTTGGCACAGGCTCCTTTTTGGGAACGCTGAGCAACGGCCTGTGGCAGGGCCTACCCAAAACTGAACCGATTTCTCTGGTGCAGTGGGGCTGGCCTGGAGTGGCCCTACAACTCGTTATTTTGGGAGCTTTGGCGGCCGGACTCTGGTACTGGCAGCGCTTGGCGGCAGAGAAGACGCCCCTGTGGCAGCCGCTGTCTTGGCGGTCTTTTCTCTATGGCCCGTGGTCGCTGGTGTGGGGTGCGATCGCACTAGCCCTGCTCAACACCCTGACCCTGGTATTGGCCGGTCGGCCCTGGGGCGTGACCTGGGGCTTTACCTTGTGGAGCGCCAAGATCGCTCAACTTCTAGGTTGGAACCCGCAGAGCAGTGAGTTCTGGAGTCAAGATGCGATCGCTCAAATGCTGCAGGCAAGCGTATTTGCAGACGTAACTTCGGTAATGAATTTCGGTATTGTGCTGGGAGCGTCTCTGGCGGCAGCCCTAGCTGGACGGCTTGCACTGCGCCAACCCCCGTCGAAGCTGGCGGTTATAGCCGCGCTGATCGGCGGCCTGCTGATGGGCTATGGAGCCTGGCTAGCCTTTGGCTGCAACGTGGGAGCCTACTTTAGCGGCATAGCCTCCACCAGTCTGCACGGCTGGCTGTGGATTGCCTTTGCGCTGCTGGGCACTGGCCTCGGTGTCAGGCTACGCTCAAGTTTTGGCCTGTCGAACTAG
- a CDS encoding sulfurtransferase, producing MQIRLGRWVPAVATFLASLLAVVILIPGVSLPGRAANPTSLEYVSPEWLSQHANDANLRILDVRINPLDYIQGHVPNAVHIADGTFRGPNGRLPVQYWELEKLGSLFAQSGVSDTSKVVVYSDGPNVLGASMVAYLLERSGHKDLAVLDGGFKGYQGAGLPVTREFPQYAAGNFTVKDDPSVRVTLDQVRQYVRDQSVKFIDPRPSALFSGEQDVFIRNGHIPGAKNIPWPSFTVGDDNPHQLKPLSEIQALLDRRGISKNDDIVVTCSTGREASLQYGVLKHLLGYPNVRVYEGSWTEYSAQLDLPVETGVDPDL from the coding sequence ATGCAAATTCGTTTAGGTCGATGGGTGCCTGCTGTAGCCACCTTTTTAGCGTCTCTGCTGGCGGTAGTAATTCTGATTCCGGGCGTTTCTCTGCCGGGTCGCGCCGCTAACCCCACTAGCCTGGAGTATGTCAGCCCCGAGTGGCTGTCGCAGCACGCTAACGATGCCAACCTTCGCATCTTAGATGTACGGATCAATCCACTGGACTACATTCAAGGGCACGTGCCCAACGCTGTTCACATTGCCGATGGCACATTTCGTGGGCCCAACGGTCGCCTGCCGGTGCAGTATTGGGAGCTAGAGAAGCTCGGCTCGCTGTTTGCTCAGTCAGGCGTGAGCGATACCAGCAAGGTGGTGGTTTACTCTGATGGCCCCAATGTCTTGGGTGCCTCAATGGTGGCCTATCTGCTGGAGCGCAGCGGCCACAAAGACTTAGCCGTTCTCGATGGCGGATTTAAGGGCTATCAAGGGGCAGGGCTACCCGTCACCCGCGAGTTTCCCCAATATGCAGCAGGTAACTTTACGGTGAAGGATGATCCTTCGGTGCGGGTCACGCTGGACCAGGTGCGCCAGTACGTCAGGGATCAGTCGGTTAAGTTCATTGATCCGCGTCCGTCTGCCCTCTTTTCGGGTGAGCAGGACGTATTCATTCGCAACGGACATATTCCCGGTGCAAAAAATATTCCCTGGCCCAGCTTTACCGTTGGTGATGACAACCCCCACCAGCTAAAGCCCTTAAGCGAAATTCAGGCGCTGCTGGATCGACGCGGCATTAGCAAAAATGACGACATTGTTGTGACCTGCAGCACCGGACGGGAAGCCTCGCTGCAGTACGGGGTGCTGAAGCACCTGCTGGGCTACCCCAACGTGCGGGTCTATGAAGGATCTTGGACGGAGTATTCGGCCCAGCTCGATTTGCCGGTGGAGACTGGGGTTGACCCTGATCTCTAA
- a CDS encoding DUF202 domain-containing protein, with amino-acid sequence MSSSRIRDHLANERTYLAWMRTAIALIGFGVLIARLRYLISPDVPGTGYGWALGLMLACIGLLTVLLSTWHYFSVQRAIERDTYEPSSRWILLFSLVVTLMGTGVLYVLVSMPSTVKGGLMF; translated from the coding sequence ATGTCCAGCTCGCGCATCCGCGACCATTTGGCCAACGAACGCACCTATTTGGCCTGGATGCGTACTGCCATTGCCCTGATTGGTTTTGGCGTGCTGATTGCTCGGCTGCGCTACCTAATCTCGCCCGATGTTCCCGGTACTGGCTATGGCTGGGCACTGGGTTTAATGCTGGCCTGCATTGGTTTGCTGACTGTGCTGCTCTCAACCTGGCATTACTTTTCGGTGCAGCGGGCTATTGAGCGCGACACCTACGAACCCAGCAGCCGCTGGATTTTGCTCTTTAGTCTGGTGGTTACTCTAATGGGAACGGGCGTGCTTTATGTGCTGGTTTCGATGCCCAGTACGGTAAAGGGTGGGCTAATGTTTTGA